The region GGCGAAGCGGCAGGAGTCTCAGGGAGCACACCGAGGGCAAGCTCCTTCCACATAAAGCATTGTTCCAGCGCTTTTGACCTGAAGATGAAACACAGAACCAAAATAGTCAgctgtacacagacacacaacagtaGGAAAGTCTACATGAGATTCAATTGTTGAATGAACTGGGAATAAAGTTTAATTTGATGACTGGATCAATGAATGATACTGGGATTACTgtacctccaaagttgatatgaATACAGGCCTCTCTGGCACCAGCATCAGGCCTTCCTTTTGCCCAGTTCTGGTGATCAAAGTCGGAGCCATCGCTCCAGAACCACCGCCTGTCCTGAGGGGGGAAAGTGGGATTTCAGAATACAAACTAAATGTAGTCCTTCCTCTACCACCTGAAACAACAAAACAGTTAAAGCTACCACTACTTCAAAACCCTCCGACTGGGACTGTTGCTTGTGTAACGAACAACGTGGAGCCTAATCCTCACATCCGCAATCATCCCAATGCATTTCAAAGACCACACACGTTTACAAGAAGACTGTCTGGAATTGATCACATTTATACTTAACTAGAACCGTTTCACATGTGTATAAAAGCCTCCTACTGAAGTTGACAGTTAAATGTAATTTAGTAGAGTCTCATCTAGAAGGACTTACAGGATCAATTAGGTTAAGGgcgttgctcaagggcacatcagatTTCACGGAGtgagctctgggattcaaactagcaGCCTTGCCTTTATTGGCCCCATGGTCTTAACGGCTACTCTTGATATTTTGTATGGAACCCATTACAGTAGCTGTTAACAagcagcagctcctcttcctggggtccacacaaaatagCATTAAACAACTAACACAGAACTACGAAAAATAATTACAGGTGCCTACATGCCACACCTCACGTTTATTTTTTGAATCCAGGTTTGCTCTTcacttgagcaatatgagatggaacggagttccttgcagtaatggctctatataacacTGTGCTTAATGGTCCCACCTTAACAGAATAAAATCCGCCAATCCAGGTAGGAGGGAAACCAACAGTCTTGACCAAGACCAACGCCTGTAGAAACTCATCCTCCTCGGAGCTGTGCACAGATGCCAGGTTTGCGCCAAGGTACTTCACAACATTGGGTACAGACACCAGTTTATCACCAAGGGACACAGTGCCGCTAGAGAAGAAAgtatttatttaacgaggcaagtcaattaagaaaatTATCTACAATGACAGCCAAGCAGTAGATGGGAAGAAAGACATTTCATGCATCAGTCAGTGGGCATTGCTGACAATTTGTCCTCTGGACTCTCAACCAAATATTGATCACCAAAACTAATTCCCTTTTAAAACATTCTTAAAGATAACAGTTTATCGCCGCCTCAGGCCATGTCCTGTGGGTTCCAAAATAAAGGAGGCACGACTCCACATTAAAATATTTAAAATGTATAGAAACCACCCATCTTAAAGGGATGTTCATTATTTCACATCAGTCATGTGTTGCCATTTAAGGAAGTATTACCATTAAGGTAATGTCAAAGAGCTAATTTCAACTACACTTCCCATTCAAATTCACAGTAGATGCTAAGGGTTATACCTCTGCTTCAGGCCAGCTCCGTGTAGTCTTTACAAACATTAAGCAGCTTGATCCATATTTGGTCCAACCAGAAGGACACAAGTCTTCTTCAATAAATGAATCTGTAAGGAGAAGTTACATGTGGCTTTAAAGGCCAGTGGAGACACATGTACAAGTCACAGCTAcaatattatttgtagatcagtcaccTATGCTACAAGAATAATACAGAATGAGTCAAGAAGAGTGGACTCTTACTTGCATCTCCTAGAGCAAAGGCAGCACTGAGAATCAGAAGACTAGTCAACATGGTCATGGAGTCTCCTGAGAGAAACAAAGACTGAAGCCATCAAAACCACAGATTCACTTCCACATACAGTTGATTAGAACAGGAATATGTCTGCTTTCCTAAATGCCAACCTACTCCCTAAGCAGGGCTGAGGAGAATTTCTGGGCAGGTATTTCTCTCCACTCATACAGGAGTAAGAGGCCTAGACCCCAAATGTAGAAATGCCCTGCAGCTTTGGCCATTGCCAAATCTGTCAGAATGCAGGCATTATGGTTCTGGTTCTTTTATTTTTCAACAAAAAAGTAAAAGCACAATACAAAAGGCTGGCAGCTAAGGCTTAGTGGCTTGTAACACCAGTAGGTAGGGTCAAATGGCCATCAGGAAAGGCTGTGATAACACGTGGTGCTGGATGGAATACTCCACATTAACATACATCACAGCCCAATATTAGACCTATTAGTTAATGAAGCAAGGTCTAAGGACATTCCATAGCAACAGCTTGCTAGATATGGTTCAATGAGGTACCTGCTAGCAGCATGGGTCCCAACTCTGAAGAGCCAGCCCTAATAAGTCAACCTGTAAATTTTATGGTGTAAATGGTGATAAGTCACCATTTACAGCACTGATCAATACCTAAGTCTAGTTTAGACACTACCCATCCAAATATGTCTGCCAATGTTTTGTACTGGCTTTGCACATCCATGTTTCCTCTACTTCCAGTCTAGCCCAGCATGGTGCCCATATGGTGAGGTGGATTAGgtagcttttttttattttttttgggggggggggggtgaaactaAATTAGGATTTCATAGTTTCTTGTTCACTGAGAAACAGTGCAAATGGCAACCAATCAGAACAGTCTACCAGATTATAGATGTAAGACACATTCTGCTAGTAGGTACCATCATTGGACCATGTCTCATCTCACAAACTGTAACAAGTCCCGTATAGTTAAATTAAAGGTCTAATACTGGGCTACACCATAACAATACACAAGCTACGATGAACAGGATATTATGCCACAATGCAGGAAATTAAAACCCTATAAATGTTTCAATAGCAAGAACTTACTTTAGCCAACCTGTAAAGGAATTGGGACACCACAAATGCTGAACAACCCCAAACAAAACAAGCTGCTTATACCAAAGGAATGGAAGAGCAATTGGTGATTAGCAGAGTGAGTTCAGGTGTTGTGAGTTAGCAGGAGAGGGGCGTGTCCAGAGGGTAATTGGGAGTTTGTGGAATTAGCATTATCCTTCAAAACAATTGCAGGGCCACATATtcactatgggctctggtcaaaagtagtgcacttcatagggaatagagGGTTATTTGGGATACATTCACATACAGTATTAGATGAACAGATGTTGAAATCTCACTTTCTGAAATCCTGACTGTGAGTTGAGTTCTAACTCGCCCTTTGGCTGAAACTGAGTTctatctctcccacctctctattTTATGGACAGATCCAGTCAGACCCCTCCCTTTCGAGTTTTGTGAGGAGGTTGGTGGAGATTGCGGAAGCAAAAGTGTCGTTTGAAGTTGAAAGTATGTTGTGTACAGTTAGCGAGAAAGATGAGTGGACAACAGTGAAGTCCAAGAATGGAACAAAAAGGGGGTTCAAATTGTTGTGGAAAATGAGTCTGATTAAtcgctgtttattgactatagctcatcattcaacaccatagtaccctccaagctcatcagtaAGCTCGAGGCccagggtctgaaccccgccctgtgcaactgggtcctggacttcctgactagccgcccccaggtggtgaaggtaggaaacatcacctccactctgctgattctcaacactggggccccactctgtactccctgttcacccatgaccaagcacgcctccaacacaatcaagtttgcagacaacactaaaaGGCTTGATTgccaacaatgagacagcctacagggaggagggctctgggagtgtggtgcctggaaaacaacctctcactcaatgtcaacaaaaggaCATGATCGTGGACTGGAAACAGAGGGTACACCCCCTTATCTACATTGAAGGGAACGCaggggagaaggtggaaagcttcaagttccttggtgtacacgtCACTGACAGacaaatggaccacccacacagtgTGTTTAAGGTACAACAGAGCTATGTCAACCTTGTGCCTAAAGAAATGTGGCTTTTTACAGATGCAGTTGAAAGCATACTGTATTGCCACCAACGCTcgtcagagggtggtgcggtctgcccaaggcattaccgggggcaaactatcccccctccaggaaacctacagcacccaatgtcaccggcaggccaaaaagatcaaggacaaccacccgagccactgcctgttcaccccgctatcatctagaaggcaaagtcagtacaggtgcatcaaagccagGACCGAGAGATTTAATAGCTACCCTCTCAAGGCCTTcacactgttaaacagccatcactagcactttagaggctgctgcctataggcagcgactaggaatcactggccacttccaTAAAATTTACATATCTGCCATTCCTCATCTCACATGTACACTGTATCTTGAGCCATTCCGCTCTGACTTCTCTTCCATAGGTTCATAGTCTTAATTTATTCCTTTTTCGATATTACTGCGCTGTCTTAGCTATAAGCCCACccacatctgctaatcacgtgtatgtgaccaatagttGATTTGCAATTACATTGATTAGAGGGCAAtaaagtgctgagtaccaggcagttatcaAGTatagtaggctactaatgaccatcagcagcatcatagtcatggtaattaggctttTCCAAGCTAAGTGGTCACATggaattgactgccttcatgaccacaggtgtggtggtaatacagtcaccatagcCTTATTCCTTCCATTTCCCAGAAATGGACTGGTTCAGCATATCACACCAACAATAAAGAAAGTGAAGCAACAATTTTAGCTCTGGATTTATTCATATAGAATGTGAATCAACGCCCATAGTACTGTAAAGACAAGCATCAAAGTAATTCCAATGTTTTTGCAAAGTCTTCTCAACGTCTTGGTTCCAATGCCTCGCATCAGCGAGCGCCACTATaattaaacaaaaaacaaacattaaCACTCAGAACAAGCTGCAAAGAATGAACATTTAGTGAATGAGTGTACCTGCATGCACATTTGACAGAAGCAGTGCCTGGTGGAGTCTCAGTACCCGGGATCTTTTGTCCAGTTCTGGTAACACACCAAGAGGAACCTACCAGAAGTGGACATGTTAAAAAGCTGTTGCATAAGTcttattttgttagtccccatgaGGTCAACTGCTATTTCcaagggggttaaggttagaattaaggtACGGTTTTTGTGTTAAGGGTAGGGGAAATAGGATTTTAAATGGGACTgtattgtgtgtccccacaaggttagctgtacaagactgggTGAGCATTAACCTGTAGATCCCCAGTGTTGCTCAGGGGTGTATTCTCCCTGGCAGTCACACGTGGGGACGTAGACTCCAGGCGGGCCATTTATCACAGCATCTCTAGCACGCTCACAAGGGGTCTTGGGTCGTTTCATAGCATCTGGACACACAGGTAACATACATTGTAACGTAGACATAACATTCTGGAAGCTTGGGCTGCATGTGGAATCTTGGGTTGCCTCCCGTGTGGGACCCTACTCAGAAGTAGTTTATacggaatagagttccatttcaGATGCAACCTAGGGAATACCTGGCTAAAAATGGAAATTCTGCTACTTGTTTAAAGGGCCCACAGTCAAAATTCAGTTTCTGTGATTGTATAACTGTAAAAGTGGGGGTAAATTGTATCAGTGTCACTTCTTGATAGTTGCTAGACAAGCCAGTCATACATAAAGTTGAATGATTAAACCAATCATATCAGAACACCTCAGTCCAGCATCTAGACACCAATATACATCTCTGGAACTAgaggagtggcaggtagccttgccgttagagcgttgggccagtagttCATATCAGTGTACTGACAAGTTGATATATCCAGCTATGTTCCCTTCAGCAATGCACAACCTTGATTATTCCAGTGTCAGAGGGTGTCCCATGGAGAACCGTTATGAAAACATTTCCAAGTCACACCTGCATGTGTGAAATAGGGCAGAGCAACACCCACTAATGTTTATTAAAATGCAGGTGTGAGGTATGTAACTCCTACCTCCCAGAGCAAAAACCGTGCTGACAAGCAGAATGATGGTCAATGTCGCCATGATGATAggtctcctgagagagagagagaggattagtTGAGAATTTTAATCAGCTGTGATAGTACTGGAATATTCCAAGTCAGTGGAATGGCTGGtggaactagaggagaggttAAGGAAACCCTCTGTTAATTATAACACTTAAGCAACTGCTAAGGCAGCCTTTCCTAAATCCAGTCCTGAGGACCCCAAGAACCCAGTATTGGCAACACGGTGCTACTAGTCTTCTGCCAAAACTCAGGTATCAGCTCTTCAACCACATACAATAGATAAGCCTGGCACACAGGAATATGTATTCTTCACAAATGGCTCCTCATTTCTTATGTAGTGAACCATCTTTGACGAGGGCCcataatgcactacatagggattggGAAGCAGCCTAGATCTAGTCAGAGACTACCCATTTACAACAAAGGTAACCATTAGTCTATGCTCTTAAATGCAGGGGGGGTCACTccacaaaatggcaccctatatagtgcactacatttgaccagggccacaTAAGattaaggtgccatttgagatgcagataGTCTATTAAATAATGACACAATCTCACCTTCTGCACTCTTCCAAGGGATTCACTGGGAGTCTCTCTCTTTGATGTCTGTGAGTTATGGTCTACCTCTTCTACCTCTCATTTTAAAGGACCTgtcacaggtgtgactagttgcctCATTAACCCAACGAGAGATCCCGATATCGGCCATTAGCTGGTGGTGTAAACAACTTAAgtagaaatactttaaagtagtacttaagtcattttttgggggtatctttactttactatttatatttttgacaactttcacttaactacattcctaaagaaaataatgtactttttactccgtacattttccctgacacccaaaagtactcattacattttgaatgattagcaggacagaaaaatggtccttttcacgcacttatcaagagaatgtccatggtcatccctgctgcctctTACCtgtcagactcactaaacacaaatgctttgtttgtaaattgtgactgagtgttggagtatgcccctggctatccgtaattacatttaaaaaaacaagaaaaggaatttgaaatgatgtaTACTTTTGCTTTGATACTCAAGTATATTTGATCAAATATATTTAAtgttgatacttcagtatatttaaaactgAATAATTTTAAACCTTtgctcaagtaatattttactgggtgacttatacttttacttgagtaattttctctGAAGGTATCTTCATAGGCAGtaaagagagtagtagaggaagatgaCTCCAGTAtcgagggatcctgagaggctcCCTGTGAGTATGCCGTTGCCAATAGAGAGTGATAGGAATAAAATGTGTTTCAGTAAGGTTGGTTTATTAGCATTCATAGCCATGGTTATCAACTGAACCACAGAAATGGAacataaatcacagaaaatagatgttgtggtggcagctgcagaaaaCTCGTTGGGTTATGAGATTTTACAGCTGAAGTGTTACAAGGTGTGATGAACGATAGTGTCCCGTTCTCCCAGGCTGCCGGCCTGCTGTAGGATCAGATTGGGCCAAGTAGTgaaatagtggtgaggttttgatGGGTCTAGGATCACACACAAGCAcgagtgcacgcacacacacacacacacatactaaaatTGGAGAAtttagttaacctcttggggctaggtgggacgctagcgtgccacccgtggtgcactccatcaacagcaggtgcatttcaagagcggcaaatttgaatccaaataaatgtcaaaattcaaatttttcaaaaatacaactatgttacaccatttgaaagataaacatctccttaatctaaccacgttttacgatttcaaaaaggttttacggcgaaagcataaatttagagtatgttaggacagtacatttacaagagttgtgtgtaatgttttgtcaagtcaaagacagggtcaccaaaaccataaaaccagctaaaatgatgcactaaccttttacaatctccatcagatgacactcctaggacattatgttagacaatgcatgcatttttagttctatcaagttcaaatttatatccaaaaacagc is a window of Salmo salar chromosome ssa18, Ssal_v3.1, whole genome shotgun sequence DNA encoding:
- the LOC106591012 gene encoding ladderlectin-like, coding for MAQDTVYIGTVSLGDKLVSVPNVVKYLGANLASVHSSEEDEFLQALVLVKTVGFPPTWIGGFYSVKDRRWFWSDGSDFDHQNWAKGRPDAGAREACIHINFGGQKRWNNALCGRSLPSVCSLRLLPLRQTIH
- the LOC106578175 gene encoding saxiphilin-like, which gives rise to MATLTIILLVSTVFALGDAMKRPKTPCERARDAVINGPPGVYVPTCDCQGEYTPEQHWGSTGSSWCVTRTGQKIPGTETPPGTASVKCACSGAR